The Candidatus Thermoplasmatota archaeon genome includes the window CGCCGATTGCAAGCGCCTTGGGGTTGCGCACGGCGCCCACGGCCGCCTTGACGTCGCCGCCGAAGGCGCCCGCGGGGAAGTACCGCCGCGCGCGGCCGGAGCGCTCGCTTGCCACGAAGCCCTGCCGCTCGAGGAGGTGCAGGTGGTAGGCGACGGCGCTTCGCGAGAGGCCCGTGCGGTCGACGAGGTCCTGCAGGCTTGCGCCCGGCTCCGCGCGGATCGTCTCGTGGAGCTTCGAGCGCGCGTCGTGCACGAGAAGCTCCCGGCGGGAAAGGCGCGAGTAGAAGGGCATGGGAGCGGCGAGGAAGCCGCGGCGCGCGTCGCGATAGTCGATGGCGCCGCTGCTGGCCGTCGCGCCGCCGACGAGCGCGGCCGACACGAGGGGCGAGGCCACCACGGCCGCCCCGGCGGCCATGGCCAGGCTCGCGTCCAGGGGCGCCTCCGGTGACGCCGGCTGGGCGTGCGCGCGCGTCGAGGGAAGGCTCTCGGGCGCCTTGCGGGCCTCGGAAAGAAGGCCAAGCGCAGGGTCGGCGACGGGGGCGACGCGGTCGGCAAGGCCGGAGGCGGCCTGCTCGACGACGGCTCGCCGCTGGGCGACCACGCTTGTCACGTCCTGGGCCGTCGGGGCCTCGATGCGGGAGGGCAACGAGGCCTTGGGAAGGCTGCTCTCGACCACGGCGGCGGCTTGGGAGGCCACCGCGCCGGGGTTC containing:
- a CDS encoding MarR family transcriptional regulator, with the protein product MLALTILGFTAPSVAATEIASNPGAVASQAAAVVESSLPKASLPSRIEAPTAQDVTSVVAQRRAVVEQAASGLADRVAPVADPALGLLSEARKAPESLPSTRAHAQPASPEAPLDASLAMAAGAAVVASPLVSAALVGGATASSGAIDYRDARRGFLAAPMPFYSRLSRRELLVHDARSKLHETIRAEPGASLQDLVDRTGLSRSAVAYHLHLLERQGFVASERSGRARRYFPAGAFGGDVKAAVGAVRNPKALAIGAFIRDHPDVPQRALCAQFLMSPTAAHWHLRKLEEAGLVQSERVGKEVRYRATALWGALPNQASAVDAPVPTTLEVSERAVGA